The Aedes albopictus strain Foshan chromosome 1, AalbF5, whole genome shotgun sequence genomic interval TCAATTCCCTTTGGATGCACCCAATccatggcataaaaagaggtacCAGTGATTCCGAGTTGGTAAACCAGCCTGCGGAGAGAAATAAGAAACCACTAACCGCTACCCGGATTGACGCTTCCAGGAATGATCAATCTTCCAGAACGTGAGTTCAATATCTTAACGAAGAAAGACCTTCCAGAAGGACTGtttattaaagaaagtggacatctgttcaccaatagtttaaagttaaaactaaacaaacaaATGTGAAttatcactctttggcgagcgttcgtgtgagacagtcgcaacttttcgttcgtccggtttgtctccagatattcccagttcggtagctaatttccaaagcgctagttttccgagtgatcaagtgtttaagtggttatccctagtgggacgagtgcggttggctaggccactatttttgccgcaaaagttcagttagtttgagaaaatttcacgtttttattgtatcacgtggcggattgaccgattatcgagcacagcagtgcagcaccccccgcataccacgccgctcgcgcggccgtgatcgggttcttccagtgagtacccaagctcatcgtcgtcgacagcagcagcccaccgagagaagagcagagagcgtgacgggcgctcagcagcagctcgcctcttcccagtgcgggcgatccgatcgctgtcgtcgtcgagcctgtggctatacagagtgcacaaagataagtacataaagttacccttcgttgttccccctctccactgactctttgattagatttaatttggtatataagcattttttttctcacttttcctgtagcgttatttttgtcccttgtttttcgattattcctcgtccccgtgatagtgttaatttttgagtgccccgtggtggtagttagctaccacaatgggcgatgatgaagatggcgggggtacgtcgtaccgcattaacgaagctacattattggcatcggattgctcgagccaacatggcgatgtaaatgctaatccctttgtctcccttcaccctgacgcttctgcaatggacaccaacagtaaatctgtttcgacgtccccccgcctcaaggcctaccctcccgactttggcgggccatatgttgttttcttccgacccaaaggcaaacgtttgaacaccgttcagattagcaaggacttgacaaagcggttttcttctgttatcgccattgacatggttggtacaggaaagcttcgggtttcggttggtgaccgaaagcaggctaatgagattgtggcctatgagctcttcacacttgaatatttcgtttacattccaagccatcaggtcgagatctcggggaaggtcgccgagggatctttgacctgcgaaacgatcatgcaaggctgtggtcgcttcaagaacccttctcttcctcctgtccagatactggactgccggcaactgcattcggtctgccaggagggcgagaaaaaggtttacacaccatcggatgagttttgtgtgaccttctccggatcagcattaccagacctgctggtgattggcaaacttcggctacctgtgcggctgtatgtaccaaaggttatgaactgcaccaattgcaagcagctgggccacactgcccagtactgcggcaacaaacctcgctgtgcaacatgcggggagagacatgtggacggtgcgtgtaaaacgccgcccaagtgtgtttattgtggcagtgaccgtccacatgatctcaatgtctgcccgaagtacatacagcaaaaacaacatcaaaaacggtcgttgcagcagcgttcaaggcgaagctacgccgagatgctgaagaaagctgctccggtcgttgaatcacgcaacatctactcgtctttgtctctcgatgatcagggctctgactctgaggttggagacggggttccctttgttttcaaaggtgaaacgaggaaacggatgaggctccagagaccaaccaaaaaacctcggaatctgcctagcagtgacccccaacccaccgtgacaaattctaggagtgttaagaaaggcaccaaacgttcacctcctggattcaaaatccaagatgaacgggactttccttcgctcccaggaacatcaaaaatcccagatgttccaattttttcgacttctcagccagagggacagcattcagagaaccaggaacaaccccttggtgctccgatgtttacgctgtctggcatcgtagacatcattctgaacttcttcaatgctcccgactcagtgaagaacattattaaaggacttcttccttgtgtgtcccctcttttgaagcagctggcttctaaaatgcctcttcttgcgacaatcgtatctttcgatggctaatttaaccaccgaggtcgaagatatgatttctgtgctacactggaactgtcgtagtatagtaccgaaattagacgtttttaaatttttacttagcaatttacaatgcgatgtttttgcgctctccgaaacatggctgacacctgatgtgaccctaccttttaccgatttcaatatcatccgccttgatcgatccgactcgtatggaggggtgcttttagggatcaaaaagcagcactcattttatagagtcgatatacacccgatgacaggcattgaagccgtcgcatgtgcagtgactatccgggggagaagcctaagtttcgcctccatttatcttccaccgagaactgcgatatctcgcagagatctcgctcacatctgctcggttatgcctgagccacggctgctgatgggagattttaactcccatggtacaggctggggggaactgtacgatgatagccgttcatctttgatatatgacctctgcgacgacttcaacatgacaattttgaacactggggaagttacgcgagtggcacctccagctaaagatggcagtcctagagacagccgattagacctctcaatctgttcgagctcactatcgctggagtgcacatggagggttatccaggatccccatggtagtgatcatctgccgatcgttgtttctatttccaatggcccacagcagcctccatctattgacatcacctatgacctcacgaaacacattgactgggggaagtacgcggaagcaatcatcgacggtgtgcaatctgtagaagtccttccaccgcgggaagagtatcaatttctctcagaactgatcatcggtagcgcgcttcaggcacaacgtcggccagtaccaggtccgtcggttcgtaggaaaccccccaatccatggtgggacagtgagtgtacagaaatctatcgcgagaaatccgcggcgtttaaagagtttcgtaaacgcggtacggtcgaaaactttgagcggtacgcttcccttgaacgcaagtttaagaacttgatcaaggcgaagaaaagcggttattggcgtcgcttcgtcgagggcttgtcgcgcgagacttcgatgaaaactctttggaacgtcgggagaagaatgcgtaacgcgtcgtcggttaacga includes:
- the LOC115267211 gene encoding uncharacterized protein LOC115267211, with the protein product MGDDEDGGGTSYRINEATLLASDCSSQHGDVNANPFVSLHPDASAMDTNSKSVSTSPRLKAYPPDFGGPYVVFFRPKGKRLNTVQISKDLTKRFSSVIAIDMVGTGKLRVSVGDRKQANEIVAYELFTLEYFVYIPSHQVEISGKVAEGSLTCETIMQGCGRFKNPSLPPVQILDCRQLHSVCQEGEKKVYTPSDEFCVTFSGSALPDLLVIGKLRLPVRLYVPKVMNCTNCKQLGHTAQYCGNKPRCATCGERHVDGACKTPPKCVYCGSDRPHDLNVCPKYIQQKQHQKRSLQQRSRRSYAEMLKKAAPVVESRNIYSSLSLDDQGSDSEVGDGVPFVFKGETRKRMRLQRPTKKPRNLPSSDPQPTVTNSRSVKKGTKRSPPGFKIQDERDFPSLPGTSKIPDVPIFSTSQPEGQHSENQEQPLGAPMFTLSGIVDIILNFFNAPDSVKNIIKGLLPCVSPLLKQLASKMPLLATIVSFDG